A genomic stretch from Oreochromis niloticus isolate F11D_XX linkage group LG11, O_niloticus_UMD_NMBU, whole genome shotgun sequence includes:
- the LOC100705513 gene encoding neuronal acetylcholine receptor subunit alpha-7 isoform X1: MKQTVALWLVILATLLRVSMQGPYQRFLLKELLRDYNPMERPVANDSHSLTVQFSFTLMQVMDVDEKNQLLTTNAWLQMQWYDHYLQWNQSEYPGVKNLRFTPDQVWTPDILLYNSAHDKFDATFKTYVLVNSSGFCEYLPPGIFISTCNVDVRWFPFDIQRCELKFGSWTFDGWLLDIQMKEADVSGYMPNGEWDLLEVPGGRNEVFYECCVEPYPDVTFVVTLRRRTLFYALNLLIPCVLLSSMTLLVFLLPANSGEKISLGITVLLSLTVFMLMVAEIMPATSDSVPLIGQYFASTMVIVGMSVVATVIVLQFHHHNPDSGHMPRWVNLVLLQWVPWFLRMKRPGEGVEPTLSNSQADSQSKTLSSPTTTTTTIPTPAPSVLPQGLNSLQASLAQLNLPLPHSLPHRPNSQAIILPNPIHRDPSPNPQPQPNGHLPYMGFQTFHTTAELEPIQRNRTTSHGRGNSELGEGEGAAAGGGPVGDIPLHHHHHQSSKFVSPTQELPVCLDPDQSTTASGVCGLEAGTGRSAVMHAQSGMIRSVAVDNQLQALLAEVQFLVERVREQDRQLSLAEQWQFAAAVIDRLCLVGFSVFNIICTIAILMAAPNFGIALSKDFL, translated from the exons ATGAAGCAAACTGTGGCTCTGTGGCTGGTGATACTTGCGACTCTGCTCCGGG TATCAATGCAGGGTCCTTACCAACGCTTTCTGCTCAAAGAGCTGCTGCGGGACTACAACCCCATGGAGAGACCGGTGGCCAACGACTCCCACAGTCTCACTGTTCAGTTCTCTTTTACACTAATGCAGGTCATGGATGTG GATGAAAAGAACCAGCTGCTCACCACAAACGCCTGGCTGCAGATG CAGTGGTACGATCACTACCTTCAGTGGAACCAGTCAGAATATCCTGGAGTTAAGAACCTTCGTTTTACCCCCGACCAGGTCTGGACGCCTGACATATTGCTGTATAACAG TGCTCATGATAAGTTTGATGCGACTTTTAAGACCTATGTGCTGGTCAACTCCAGTGGTTTCTGTGAGTATTTGCCTCCAG GAATTTTTATCAGCACTTGTAATGTCGATGTGAGATGGTTTCCATTTGACATCCAGCGCTGTGAGCTGAAGTTTGGCTCATGGACATTTGATGGTTGGCTGCTGGACATCCAGATGAAGGAGGCAGATGTATCAGGATACATGCCCAATGGCGAGTGGGACCTACTGG AGGTCCCAGGAGGTCGTAATGAGGTTTTCTATGAATGCTGTGTAGAGCCTTACCCCGACGTTACTTTTGTGGTGACGTTACGTAGAAGAACCCTGTTCTACGCTCTCAACCTCCTCATCCCCTGTGTGCTCCTCTCGTCCATGACCCTGCTGGTCTTCCTGCTGCCTGCCAACTCTGGGGAGAAAATCAGTCTGG GCATCACAGTTCTGCTTTCTCTGACTGTCTTCATGCTGATGGTTGCAGAGATTATGCCCGCCACTTCAGATTCTGTACCACTGATag GTCAGTATTTCGCCAGTACCATGGTGATAGTTGGGATGTCAGTGGTAGCCACAGTCATCGTCCTCCAGTTCCATCACCATAACCCCGACAGTGGACACATGCCACGCTGG GTGAATTTAGTTCTGCTGCAGTGGGTTCCCTGGTTTCTGCGAATGAAGCGTCCAGGTGAGGGAGTGGAGCCTACTCTTTCCAACAGTCAGGCAGACTCCCAAAGCAAGACCCTGTCCTCtccaaccaccaccaccaccaccatccccACACCAGCGCCCTCCGTCCTCCCACAGGGCCTGAACTCCTTGCAGGCCAGCCTGGCACAGCTCAACCTCCCTTTGCCACACTCACTGCCTCACCGTCCAAACTCTCAGGCTATCATCCTCCCTAATCCCATTCACAGAGATCCCAGCCCCAACCCACAACCCCAGCCTAATGGGCATCTGCCTTACATGGGATTCCAGACCTTCCACACCACAGCAGAGCTGGAACCGATCCAGAGAAACAGAACCACCAGTCATGGTAGGGGTAACAGTGAACtaggagaaggagagggagcagcagcaggagggggACCAGTCGGAGATATACCActtcatcaccaccaccaccaatcTTCTAAGTTTGTGAGCCCCACACAAGAGCTTCCAGTGTGCCTGGACCCTGACCAATCAACCACAGCTTCTGGAGTCTGCGGCTTAGAGGCTGGCACCGGGAGATCAGCTGTGATGCATGCCCAAAGTGGGATGATTCGATCTGTGGCAGTGGACAACCAGCTGCAGGCTCTTCTGGCAGAGGTGCAGTTCTTAGTTGAACGTGTTCGTGAGCAGGACCGTCAGTTGAGTTTGGCAGAGCAGTGGCAGTTTGCCGCGGCGGTCATCGACCGGTTGTGCCTGGTTGGATTCAGTGTTTTCAACATTATCTGTACCATCGCTATCCTTATGGCTGCACCCAACTTTGGAATAGCACTCTCAAAAGACTTCCTCTAA
- the LOC100705513 gene encoding neuronal acetylcholine receptor subunit alpha-7 isoform X2 — protein MKQTVALWLVILATLLRVSMQGPYQRFLLKELLRDYNPMERPVANDSHSLTVQFSFTLMQVMDVDEKNQLLTTNAWLQMWYDHYLQWNQSEYPGVKNLRFTPDQVWTPDILLYNSAHDKFDATFKTYVLVNSSGFCEYLPPGIFISTCNVDVRWFPFDIQRCELKFGSWTFDGWLLDIQMKEADVSGYMPNGEWDLLEVPGGRNEVFYECCVEPYPDVTFVVTLRRRTLFYALNLLIPCVLLSSMTLLVFLLPANSGEKISLGITVLLSLTVFMLMVAEIMPATSDSVPLIGQYFASTMVIVGMSVVATVIVLQFHHHNPDSGHMPRWVNLVLLQWVPWFLRMKRPGEGVEPTLSNSQADSQSKTLSSPTTTTTTIPTPAPSVLPQGLNSLQASLAQLNLPLPHSLPHRPNSQAIILPNPIHRDPSPNPQPQPNGHLPYMGFQTFHTTAELEPIQRNRTTSHGRGNSELGEGEGAAAGGGPVGDIPLHHHHHQSSKFVSPTQELPVCLDPDQSTTASGVCGLEAGTGRSAVMHAQSGMIRSVAVDNQLQALLAEVQFLVERVREQDRQLSLAEQWQFAAAVIDRLCLVGFSVFNIICTIAILMAAPNFGIALSKDFL, from the exons ATGAAGCAAACTGTGGCTCTGTGGCTGGTGATACTTGCGACTCTGCTCCGGG TATCAATGCAGGGTCCTTACCAACGCTTTCTGCTCAAAGAGCTGCTGCGGGACTACAACCCCATGGAGAGACCGGTGGCCAACGACTCCCACAGTCTCACTGTTCAGTTCTCTTTTACACTAATGCAGGTCATGGATGTG GATGAAAAGAACCAGCTGCTCACCACAAACGCCTGGCTGCAGATG TGGTACGATCACTACCTTCAGTGGAACCAGTCAGAATATCCTGGAGTTAAGAACCTTCGTTTTACCCCCGACCAGGTCTGGACGCCTGACATATTGCTGTATAACAG TGCTCATGATAAGTTTGATGCGACTTTTAAGACCTATGTGCTGGTCAACTCCAGTGGTTTCTGTGAGTATTTGCCTCCAG GAATTTTTATCAGCACTTGTAATGTCGATGTGAGATGGTTTCCATTTGACATCCAGCGCTGTGAGCTGAAGTTTGGCTCATGGACATTTGATGGTTGGCTGCTGGACATCCAGATGAAGGAGGCAGATGTATCAGGATACATGCCCAATGGCGAGTGGGACCTACTGG AGGTCCCAGGAGGTCGTAATGAGGTTTTCTATGAATGCTGTGTAGAGCCTTACCCCGACGTTACTTTTGTGGTGACGTTACGTAGAAGAACCCTGTTCTACGCTCTCAACCTCCTCATCCCCTGTGTGCTCCTCTCGTCCATGACCCTGCTGGTCTTCCTGCTGCCTGCCAACTCTGGGGAGAAAATCAGTCTGG GCATCACAGTTCTGCTTTCTCTGACTGTCTTCATGCTGATGGTTGCAGAGATTATGCCCGCCACTTCAGATTCTGTACCACTGATag GTCAGTATTTCGCCAGTACCATGGTGATAGTTGGGATGTCAGTGGTAGCCACAGTCATCGTCCTCCAGTTCCATCACCATAACCCCGACAGTGGACACATGCCACGCTGG GTGAATTTAGTTCTGCTGCAGTGGGTTCCCTGGTTTCTGCGAATGAAGCGTCCAGGTGAGGGAGTGGAGCCTACTCTTTCCAACAGTCAGGCAGACTCCCAAAGCAAGACCCTGTCCTCtccaaccaccaccaccaccaccatccccACACCAGCGCCCTCCGTCCTCCCACAGGGCCTGAACTCCTTGCAGGCCAGCCTGGCACAGCTCAACCTCCCTTTGCCACACTCACTGCCTCACCGTCCAAACTCTCAGGCTATCATCCTCCCTAATCCCATTCACAGAGATCCCAGCCCCAACCCACAACCCCAGCCTAATGGGCATCTGCCTTACATGGGATTCCAGACCTTCCACACCACAGCAGAGCTGGAACCGATCCAGAGAAACAGAACCACCAGTCATGGTAGGGGTAACAGTGAACtaggagaaggagagggagcagcagcaggagggggACCAGTCGGAGATATACCActtcatcaccaccaccaccaatcTTCTAAGTTTGTGAGCCCCACACAAGAGCTTCCAGTGTGCCTGGACCCTGACCAATCAACCACAGCTTCTGGAGTCTGCGGCTTAGAGGCTGGCACCGGGAGATCAGCTGTGATGCATGCCCAAAGTGGGATGATTCGATCTGTGGCAGTGGACAACCAGCTGCAGGCTCTTCTGGCAGAGGTGCAGTTCTTAGTTGAACGTGTTCGTGAGCAGGACCGTCAGTTGAGTTTGGCAGAGCAGTGGCAGTTTGCCGCGGCGGTCATCGACCGGTTGTGCCTGGTTGGATTCAGTGTTTTCAACATTATCTGTACCATCGCTATCCTTATGGCTGCACCCAACTTTGGAATAGCACTCTCAAAAGACTTCCTCTAA